From the Lathyrus oleraceus cultivar Zhongwan6 chromosome 3, CAAS_Psat_ZW6_1.0, whole genome shotgun sequence genome, the window TACCTTGCTATGCCTACTTCTCAATTAAATGGTTTGAAACCATTGGGAAAAATAATCAAGTTTTCCACTATTTTCAAGAGTTAATATTATAAGTATTTTGATATAGTGAACTAACATCAATGTGAATGCTAATAGCCATACTGTATTATCCTACACACGAATCCAATGACAATTCCTTCTGTTGATGTAGATACTCAACTACTACACATAAGATCCTCAATGATCTTGCTATCCACAATAACCTGCTCCAAGCTTCCTTTCTGCAACATTCTTCCCTTAAATCTAACGAAGACTTGTCTGAGTGATTGCCATTAGCCTCGATTAATTGGATAACTCCCAACTTTATTTTGCGACAACCTTTACATGATTTCACCAAAGTCTTCAATGGAGTACATAGACATTCTTCTCTCTATGTGAACAACACACAACCAAATTCTATATCCAAAAAAATGATTCTTCCACATGATAGACAAAAACACAAACTTCAAAGAAAAATATTAGATTCCATAATGTACCTTTTATCTATATCTCATACTCAATCTTTAGAGTTGAAGGTCCACAACAATGATTTTTGATAAagattgaagatgatgaatagTATCTGAAGAATATCATACACACAACTAAAGTTCACAAGATCCACATTCTAGGAGGTTAATCACAAGGTATCAACAATGAATTAGTTATTGGTGAATGAAGAAAAATTCCAAGTTCTTCCAAGGTTCTTGGAAAAAGTGGGTTTCAAGGTTCTTGTGTGATTGTTCTAAGATTAATCAATTTTATTACTTGATTGATCAAATCCTTTCACTTTCTCTGAGTTTCTTGGTCTTCAACAAGAACATAAGAGCAACAATGAAACTAGAGATGTGATTCCTTACACTTTTTCTGAGTTTTTCTCTCTAGGGTGACACACATACTTTCAttgaaaaaaagaagaaagatGAATAATGATGCAAGAGGGTATACACACACTCTTAGGAATGCCACTCTCAACTTACCGAGACAAAAGGTTTTTATCAAATCATGAAGTAATGATTCGAATCAAAGATATAATCAATTTGAATCAAAGGTTGGAAATAGGGAAACAAGCCATGATTTGAGTCATGTATACCTCACGATTCGACTCAAAGAAGTTGTGTTTCAAATCACACTTTGCTTTGATTCGACACAAATGAGGCAGAGTCAAATCCCACCTTTCATGATGCTCCATGATTTAAGTCACACATATGTACGATTCAAATCATATAATCTTACAACCTTGATTCAAGTGTTATAACTTGCAATTCAAGCAACACTTTTAATTTTTACATAAAACCAATTGTTAGGCTTAAAAGGAGACACAAACATGGACAACAACAACAAATGTACAAGGACTTAAAATAACCTAAGTGAATGAATACGAATACAACATATTATTTCAAATGAAGTACAAATAGCAATGCTACAACAACAAAGCAAATAAATTCACATAATGGAGAAGAATACAAATACACGATAAATCAAATAATATATTGTACACACAAATTGACAAACAATCAAAACTAAAAGCGATACTGACAATATACTTTATTCTCTATTTGTGCTCTTTTGCAGAAATAGAAATACAAATGGAGAGGGAAAGATGCGTGTTACTTAAATAGAAGCGTATGGATTCCAATCTTTGGATTAAATATGGACTTCGGAATCAATATTAGTTTGAAAATTATGTGATCCTGATTCCATTCTAGATGATATCTTTTAGACGCGTCCAAATTTTAATCTCTGAAATATTTTAACAGCGTACTTTAAGGGTATTTCCAAACTCCAATTTTAAGTGCGTCAGGATTTTAAAATCCTGAGCTGATggttatttttggatttttttataAAATACATGAGTAACATAGGGGTACGATGAGTAACTCCCGAGACTTAAGAAACACAATGGCCCAAATTAACATGGAAACCTAAAAAATCCAATATGTACAAGCGGAGTAAAAGATCCAATACAGAGCCCAACGAGAAGCATGATTTTAATATAATCAACTATTgcatatttatttttctatgtttGATTCAAAATATCATAATATATCATTTTAAAAAAGATCATCAAAGTTATTGAGTAATTTAATTTACatcaaataaaatatttagaCAGAATTTTAAAGAATGTAAAAAATTACTTCAAATTATCTTTTATCTTCTAAAGTTATAAAGTTGGGCCTATTTTAATATAAAATTGAGATAACTTAGTATTAATCAACCATGCGTTATGTTTTCTCTATTTTTTCTTAAATTCTTAATATCAACATATAGTGTTAGACAATATAATCAACTTCATAGAGCAATTTAgatcaaaatattttttttgacAATAAGATGTTCAAAATGACTTAAAATGGTTTTTAAATTTAATTCTCTTTTATATTGCTAGAGTCTTAATGTTGATAAAAATGATTTAAAATCATTCGAATTTACGTAATAATTAGCGATGGAACAAATAAGATTAAGAGCCTATCGATAGGATTATGAATCGTTTATAAAGTATTCTCACTTATTAAATATTTAATCTCTACTTTTTTAATCAATATAAAATTTCCTAATCAATATTTCTTAATACTTTCCAACTCACCATTTTTTTTCAATGACCTCATTTGAAGTCTCTAGAGACTAGGGTAGGTCTATTGTGATCGATCCCTTCTCATAAAAGCAACAACATAATTGGCTAATATTTTTCCAACGCATATCCAAAAGGACACAACCTTTAATTGATCAAGCTTTTTCTATGAGGTTTCATGCAAGATAACTACAACTTACACGTACTTTGATTAGCTAGTGTTCGTAATGAATTAAAAAGCCTTTAGTTTTCAAAGCATTAAATAAAGCGAATGCATTATAGAGTTGCATTAAAACTATATAAAGGCAGTGAATGATTCGTAATATACTAAACAAAGAAATACCATAAAGATGCATATTTTATTGGTTCAATACAATGATATTGATGGTAAGACTCAATATCAATGTGACACTTAACATTTAGTGTGAGAACGATGTCTTTGACTAAGAAACTTTTAAAGAAATAGGACTTAAGTGGGTTTCAATAATAGACCCTCTTTCATTGCACAAATGGATATGTTTTAGCAACTTGAATTGAAAGATATATAGATAAAATCAAATGTTGTCAAAGTAACAAGTATATAGGAAGATTTTTGTTTGATTCATTTTAAGGACATTTTCCATTGCTTGGACATGATAAAAAGTAGTGTGTGTGTGAGAGAGCTTTTTGATAATTTGGTTGTTTTTGAAAGATACAAACTTGTTTGCATGATTTTGTATTATTATATACTTTTAAGTGGGAGTACTTTATGTTTTTTTCATCATAAAGGTATTTTTATAAAAGATGATGAGAAAGAACGGTGTCTTCTCCTTGCCATTGCACATGTTATTGAATGAAATCAGCACGATTGAAAAGTAGTCAAAAATTTATCTTCATATTGGTGGAATTAGAGTACTTTCATTGCATAATTGGGACTAAAAATTTATCATTGGATGAAAGATAGTCATGCAGTTTATTATTGGATGAAAGATAGTAATGCAATGTGTTTATATTCAAGTCTATTTGAAAATTTGGGGAATGTCAGAAGTGTGAATGACATAAATGTTTAAGATACAAGAGTCTTGACACTATATATTCATCATAAATTTTAAAACATTAGGAATATGGGTCATTTCTGCTATAAACCCAATATTTCCTTCGTTGGTAATAGATGTGGGATTTAACCACTCACATTTGAATTCAAGAATCTCCTCCGTAAGTGAGTCACGTACATCAGTAGCTTTGTTCCACACTAGGATACACTTCCCCTCCCTTACCAATCCTAATCAGGCTCTGATACAACTGGTTAGGGAGTCTGAGGAGCACCGAAAGTGTCAATGAGCTATATGTTTGGGGTCCAAGAGACTTTAATACTacatattcatccaaaatctAACGGAATTAGGGGTATGAGTAATTTCTCTTACATATCCAACATTTCCTCCATTCGAATCGATGTGGTATCCAACAATATCCCCCACAAGTGTGAGTCACCCACATCACCAGCCTTGATCCACAATAAGATCTACTCCCGCTTCCCCATTTAGTATAATCATGCTTTAATACCATTTGTTGGGGAGTCCTAGGAGCCTTAGAAGTGTCAATGGGCTAAATGTTTATGGATCGAATAAACATAGACATCACATATCTATCCAACGATCTCCTTCACAAGTGTGAGTTACCCACATAACTAGTATAATCCATACTATGATCCACTTCCACTCTCCCATCGGACCTAACCATGACTCTAATACCACTAATTGGGAAGTCCGTGGAGTCAAGCGCTAGAAGTGTCAATGGGATAAATGTTCAAGGTCCAAGAGACATTGACACCACATATCCACATAAAATCTTAAGGTATTAGGGCTATGAGTCATTTCTCTTATATATCCAATATTTACTCCATTTTTAGTCTATGTGAGACTTAACCACTCACACTTGAATTCTAACAATCTCTCATACAAGTGTGAGTCACTCACATCACTAACTTTGATCCACACTAGGATCCACTTCTGCTTCCCACCAAGCCTAACCATAACTCTGATACACTTGTTAAAGAGTTTGGGGAGTATCAAAAGTGTCAATGAGCCAAACGTTCAAGATCTAATATGTGGGGTCAAGGTTTCTTGAATCCATAATCATTTAGTCCATTGACACTTCCAGCACTTGCCTCCTCGGGCTCATTCGTATATTCTATTGAGATGAAAAAATAAAGTGAAGTTTTTAATGTTTGAGACTATGACGATTACAAAGAGAATGCCCAGATGGAAGTACTTTCCCTAATTTGATTTAGGGTTCATATGTATGAAGAAAATTAGAAAAACAATGATTGCGATGGCAAATCCGTCAATTGGGATGCCATGTAGACTAAAATAAATTCAGTTTGTGAGAATTAGACGATAAGAACCTATATTACACTTATTAATAAGTTAAGAGATCAAATCAATCATTTTAATATTAAGAGACTAAACTTGATCCGAGTTAAAgataaatacaaaaaaaataaaaattaagatATCAATTTTTATTCAAAATTATATCAACCGATACAATGGTAACACATAACCATAGAGatattttttttttggaataataataatcTTTATTGCCAAAAACAAAGAAGTACACGCCGATCCTCAGATCCAGGCCCCAACCGACACGAATACAAACGATGACCACTAAACACTATTACAATACGCTGTCAATTTTCTATTCATTCTAAATCTATCCATAAGTATGTCATGAATATGTTGGCTTTGGAGCTCTTCCTTCCTCCCCTGTTGGAAACAAATCCTGTTTCTCACCCACCAAATGTGGTAAACCGTTTCAGCCAGCGCAGCTTTGAAAATGCGCATTTTGTTGCCCTTCCCTTTAGCTTGTTGCCAAGCAGTATGCTCATTCCAATCAATATGGATATACTCCAGCCCAAGCCTATTGAGAGTCTCCTTCCAAATCTTCTTTGTGATCGCACACTCAAAGAATAAATGGCCTCTATTTTCCTGCATATTACAAAACAGACAATTCCCATCAGTATAAGTCCCGTGTCTCATCAATCTGTCTTTGGTTTGCAATCTGTCCTGACAGACCAGCCAAAGAGTAAAAACAGCCCTTGGTCTAGCCATGTTTATGTACATTAACCTCCTCCAATCAACTCTTGGCTTGTCCCCACGCAGATGCTGATACATTCTTCGAGTGTTATACATATCATTGGCCTGGAATTCAACCCAAATATCATTAGACATCAATTCAGCTTTATGTTTACAAATGGACTTCATTAACCATGAACTGTTGTTGTTGGGCTGGTATTCCTCCATCCCTCTATTCTTCAAGTAGTAACTATGCATCCATTTAACCCACATTTTATCCTTCTTCTCGCTCAAACTCCATAGCAGCTTGCCAATGGTGGCTTTATTCCATTCCCCTAAGGCTATGATGTTCCTTCCACCATTTGCAATCGAATCACACACATGGTCCCATGCCACCGGCGCTCTTTTACTCTTCTCGTCATTTCCAGCCCAAATGAATCTTCTACACATGCTTTCAATGTGCCTAATGATCTTCTTGGGTAGGAGGAATATTTGCATCCAATAATTGGTTATAGCAAACACCACACTTTTCACCAACTGTAATTTACCTGCATACGACAAAAGACGGCTACACCAATGGTTAATTCTAACAGTCATTCTATCTAGCAGCCCTTGGCAATTGTTGATGGTGAGCTTTCTACAGTTCAGCGGCACTCCAAGATACTTGACTGGGAGCTGCCCCAAAGAGAATCCAGTTGCTTGCTGTAAGTTTTCTTTGGTAATGCCATCTACCCCTCCCACAAACAGCTTGCTTTTAGGAATGCTCATTTGCAAGCCAGTTGAATTTGTGAATTTTTCCACCACCTGCATAATAAGTTGTAGGGAACCAACGTCCCCTCTCGCAAAGATCACAATATCATCAGCAAAACACATGTCAATAAGCTTCAATTTTTCACATTTTGGGTGAAAATtgaagtttggattattattcAAGTTTTGGAACATCCTATGCAGGTATTCCATCACCAGCACAAATAAGAGGGGGGAGATGGGATCTCCCTGTCTCAATCCCCTTTTTGCTTCCAGGATTTTTGAGGGACTCCCATTGATATTGAACCGATACGAAGTAGTGGTAACACATTCCATTACCCATTTTCTGAACATCTGAGGTATTCCCATCTCTTGCATAATCTGAGCTAAAGCATTCCAGTCAACCGTATCATACGCCTTTTGGATATCCATCTGCACCATGCACCTCGGAGAAATGTTCTTTCTGTTATACCCTCTAATCAGTTCTTGAGCCAAGATGATGTTGTCCTGTATGTGTCTACCTGGAACAAAAGCAGATTGTGATTCATCCACCAGCTTACTGATCACCTTGCCCAGTCTAGTTGTTAGGATTTTTGATATTATCTTGTAAATTGTACTACAGCAAGCTATAGGCCTCATATCCTTCACAGTTTTAGCATCAGGATTTTTGGGGATAAGAGTTACCAAGGAGCAGTTGAAAACCTTCAGCATCTTTCCATTATGAAAAAATTCTTTAACTGCAGCTGTCACATCATTTTTCACAATTTGCCATGTAGCTGTGAAGAAGTAAGCGTTGAATCCATCCACCCCCGGTGCCTTATTCTTGCCTATGCTTTTCAGAGCATTCCACACTTCCCCTTCCTCAACAGGTCTTATCAGCTGACAAGCACTCTCTCTGTCAAGAGTTTTACCGTTCCTTACTGTGGTAATATCGATACATCTCAGGTTCAGGGATTTAGTACCTACCAATTTGGCATAGAATTGCAGAACTTCTTCTTCTATATCTTCTGGTTTGCTTAGGCTACAACCATTTGCAGACTCCATAGCATACATCCCCTTTTGCTTATTTCTGTCCCTCACATATGCATGATAGAAAGCATTATTCCCATCTCCTAGTTGTAGCCAATTCACCTTGGCTTTCTGCTTCAATATATTTTCCTCTGTTTGGTTCAAGTGGATGAGGTTCTCAGTATACTGCTTCACTCTCTCAATACTTTGCACATTGAACAAGTTATTATGGATACCCTTCTGTTCGTCTAGAAGCAATTGTCTGGCTTTCTGGATTTGGTCTTGAATGTCTGAGTATTGAGAGTTCATCTTCTTCAGAATCGGTTGCAATCTCAATAATTTCCTCCATAATCTGTACATATTATTGCCTATCACCTCTTCTTGCCAACTGTTCTTCACAATCTGCATATAGGTAGGCTCTTTAACACTGCAATTCAGGAATTTAAACATCGATCCCTTCCTTATCTGCTGTTGGCTAACACTAACTTTGACAGGGGTATGATCCGAGATATTAGGAGCCAAGTTTTCCACTACAGCATCAGGATACTTCTGCAACCACTGGACGTTCGACAGCATTCTATCAATTCTAGAGTGGATGATTCCTTGGGTATGTTTGTTGGACCAGGTGAAGTAGCTTCCTTTGGATACATTTTCAAACAAGCTAACTCTGTGCATCATCTCATCTAAATCTCTGTATTCTGCATAATTAACTGGTTGTCCACCAATTCTGTCCTCCTCCTTCAAGACATTATTAAAGTCCCCAATGACCACCCAGGGCCTATCCATATTGCTTCCCAGATTTTCCAACTTGCTCCACAATGTTTTCCTATGTTCCACTTGATTGAAGGCATAAATCATTGTAGCGACATAACGAAATGAGTTATCTATTCCATAAACCTCAAAGTGCAGAAATTGTTCATGAACTTGAATCATCCTGATTATCACTTCAGCTTTATTCCACAGAAGCCAGATCCTACCATTGTAGTGTTTGTCATAGTTGTCTTCAAAACACCACTTATTTCCATACTGTCTTCTTATTCCAGCAGCCTTATCTTCTTTAACTCTAGTCTCTAACAAGCCAACAATAGGAGACTTAAAAGAAGCAATGTAAGAAAATACCTCCCTGTGTCTAGCTCCTTTATTTATTCCTCTCACATTCCAAGTCACTAGCATCGTAGCCTTCTCTCATCCCCTACAGGACCTTCTCCATTCCTTAGGGGTGTGAAAGTGTTTTGATTTTCCATGG encodes:
- the LOC127130573 gene encoding uncharacterized protein LOC127130573 gives rise to the protein MLFNPINEKIVMSLDIFIDENSSRDWNYGDPINKPLMRYCVDEEIGEVKVEAITDILVKAVADIPDTDEVKEGVESINYSQALKNMKWNSSMVKELQAIERNNTWELVELSAHTKVIKVKWVFKMKHNVDGSIERHGEILVVAQDITIICLYVDDLLGLTTMGKRGVGRPRRAVVARRKGEERTIVTQAIMEQQVGDDEESQEPQAGEHEGQDANRKEKEIPDMGPSMAMESEIEMPGVEEPETMKLRKPWVDVIRGNRRINREVNMEYTPPMMVDGEVEVKIEESDVEEELEFWANSIILFALGESLSMNAVKKFMEKNWNSVSLPELYYNEEGYFIVRFRNQEDREHVLAQGPYFIYGKPLYLRQWSSDFEMKEDILRVMPLWVTFPQLPLHLWGEKCLAKIASSIGKPITMDECTTKKLRVSYARMLVEVDVTQKLRNSINIRDHNNKLVQQCIEYEWVPKYCHKCLKIGHDCALKKPMNHQVKKIWQPVGNIQKSEHPQGDQTQSGEVQPVTMVAEKPVDEVGTSTDWTKVAEKDRETRVKEDKAAGIRRQYGNKWCFEDNYDKHYNGRIWLLWNKAEVIIRMIQVHEQFLHFEVYGIDNSFRYVATMIYAFNQVEHRKTLWSKLENLGSNMDRPWVVIGDFNNVLKEEDRIGGQPVNYAEYRDLDEMMHRVSLFENVSKGSYFTWSNKHTQGIIHSRIDRMLSNVQWLQKYPDAVVENLAPNISDHTPVKVSVSQQQIRKGSMFKFLNCSVKEPTYMQIVKNSWQEEVIGNNMYRLWRKLLRLQPILKKMNSQYSDIQDQIQKARQLLLDEQKGIHNNLFNVQSIERVKQYTENLIHLNQTEENILKQKAKVNWLQLGDGNNAFYHAYVRDRNKQKGMYAMESANGCSLSKPEDIEEEVLQFYAKLVGTKSLNLRCIDITTVRNGKTLDRESACQLIRPVEEGEVWNALKSIGKNKAPGVDGFNAYFFTATWQIVKNDVTAAVKEFFHNGKMLKVFNCSLVTLIPKNPDAKTVKDMRPIACCSTIYKIISKILTTRLGKVISKLVDESQSAFVPGRHIQDNIILAQELIRGYNRKNISPRCMVQMDIQKAYDTVDWNALAQIMQEMGIPQMFRKWVMECVTTTSYRFNINGSPSKILEAKRGLRQGDPISPLLFVLVMEYLHRMFQNLNNNPNFNFHPKCEKLKLIDMCFADDIVIFARGDVGSLQLIMQVVEKFTNSTGLQMSIPKSKLFVGGVDGITKENLQQATGFSLGQLPVKYLGVPLNCRKLTINNCQGLLDRMTVRINHWCSRLLSYAGKLQLVKSVVFAITNYWMQIFLLPKKIIRHIESMCRRFIWAGNDEKSKRAPVAWDHVCDSIANGGRNIIALGEWNKATIGKLLWSLSEKKDKMWVKWMHSYYLKNRGMEEYQPNNNSSWLMKSICKHKAELMSNDIWVEFQANDMYNTRRMYQHLRGDKPRVDWRRLMYINMARPRAVFTLWLVCQDRLQTKDRLMRHGTYTDGNCLFCNMQENRGHLFFECAITKKIWKETLNRLGLEYIHIDWNEHTAWQQAKGKGNKMRIFKAALAETVYHIWWVRNRICFQQGRKEELQSQHIHDILMDRFRMNRKLTAYCNSV